One window of the Verrucomicrobiia bacterium genome contains the following:
- a CDS encoding cell division FtsA domain-containing protein → MLDKLSSLSSSALKRKKSEPADAQNYLVGLDIGTEFVKALVAKITEDDTLEIIGVGRAHQELSDMQAGAISDIAAVVGNCDAALAQAEQQAGVSARTAVIGIAGELVKGTTTTVRCTRKDANKPLDVTELERIIGLVQGRAEAKAKKELAWELGGKEVEIRLVNSALVGIDIDGYKVTNPVGFQGKDVLVQLYTAFAPLIHIGALERTAQELDIDLLAVAAEPFAVARSVIGDDPNATMSAILMDVGGGTTDIAVINEGGVQGTKMFGIGGRAYTRAIERDLDVDFAQAEELKLAIGSGRVPQHKAKVLEKSLRKTLDVWTSGVELALSEFDKLDHLPNRILLCGGGSSLGMLMEQLSKTDWYKELPFTRKPVVQHIQPEQVVGMVDKTGHVTDHTFVTAMGLLRVGLDTVQQQNDRPTGSVRQKIDRMLRI, encoded by the coding sequence ATGCTTGATAAACTCTCGAGCCTTTCTAGCTCCGCCCTCAAAAGAAAAAAGTCTGAGCCTGCTGATGCGCAGAACTATTTAGTGGGCCTAGACATCGGTACCGAGTTTGTAAAAGCTCTGGTGGCCAAAATTACAGAGGACGACACCCTAGAGATCATTGGCGTCGGGCGCGCACACCAAGAGCTGTCTGATATGCAGGCTGGCGCTATTTCGGATATTGCGGCCGTGGTGGGTAACTGCGATGCCGCGCTGGCCCAGGCCGAACAACAGGCCGGAGTTAGTGCCCGCACAGCGGTCATTGGCATAGCCGGCGAGCTTGTAAAAGGTACCACTACCACGGTGCGGTGTACGCGCAAAGATGCCAACAAACCCTTGGACGTAACCGAGCTAGAGCGAATTATTGGGCTAGTTCAGGGGCGGGCCGAGGCCAAGGCCAAAAAAGAACTGGCCTGGGAGTTGGGTGGCAAAGAAGTAGAGATCCGGCTGGTCAACAGTGCGCTCGTAGGCATTGATATCGACGGCTACAAAGTAACCAACCCGGTGGGCTTTCAGGGCAAAGACGTCCTGGTGCAGCTGTATACCGCCTTTGCGCCGCTGATACATATTGGTGCTCTGGAGCGAACGGCTCAAGAATTGGATATTGATCTGTTGGCCGTCGCGGCCGAACCCTTTGCTGTAGCTCGTTCAGTTATTGGTGATGACCCGAATGCTACCATGAGTGCCATCCTTATGGATGTCGGGGGTGGTACTACCGACATTGCAGTTATTAACGAAGGCGGTGTGCAAGGTACCAAGATGTTTGGTATTGGTGGCCGGGCGTACACCCGGGCAATCGAGCGCGACCTAGACGTTGATTTTGCTCAGGCCGAAGAGCTCAAGCTAGCCATCGGCAGCGGCCGTGTTCCCCAGCACAAAGCAAAGGTGCTAGAAAAGAGCCTGCGTAAGACACTAGACGTATGGACAAGCGGTGTCGAACTAGCGCTGAGTGAATTTGACAAGCTAGACCACTTGCCTAACAGGATTTTACTGTGTGGCGGCGGCTCCAGCCTGGGCATGCTTATGGAGCAACTGTCCAAGACAGATTGGTACAAAGAACTACCCTTTACCCGCAAACCAGTCGTGCAGCATATTCAACCCGAACAAGTGGTGGGTATGGTTGATAAAACTGGTCACGTGACAGATCATACCTTTGTAACAGCCATGGGTCTGCTGCGCGTTGGGCTGGATACGGTCCAGCAACAAAACGACAGACCAACTGGGTCTGTTCGCCAAAAAATTGATAGAATGCTTAGAATATGA
- a CDS encoding DEAD/DEAH box helicase family protein, which produces MPEASDDSERGIAYLAVDDVIPDMTSGAIEVPFATEFFLELSDVDSNGHGSDDYDPYDETLAVGRGHRELPTNRDTEWDDGISLDSLRQFRQTMGYDAIPQPQPKLKHDPVEMPDEEETEEEELSEFFIRDLLASVELQNARTAPNTDIPPALQVSTGEQTLSYWVKDQNPGDLTTEVLGELSLITISAVKDMLGIASHARTKTAEWLIENGRIPKPIGIVPYGDKKQGLPVWSKQQILIPHEKTIPQETPKTENEAWRAQAACLGSSATEYFFAERGENQEPAKSVCRGCSARQACLESALAHKEKHGIWGGTNERERRVIRRRRSLIAKRAAADGTLDGLDDHDELTLRGPLAPEVQALVDQNPALESIAISFESADLEVRDDQIQGVHAVEQAIESGKERVLYQMYPGGGKTNMAAIMADRWLSENPEKRVLYLCHDTRLLSQARARFKHILGDEEYTYGTFTGEEKDWDDPTFMFASFQTMQQQNWQEYFADQEFDLVIVDESHHSKAATYEAVLDHFLPRAINSIAMSGTIKRHDMRDIQEIWGAPVYSKTFAEAMDEKRLVWPEYIVMEDPDEEETFLTEGIDPTKLNRRIFIEARDKKIVAAAREEVRAYELRHGVKAKPLIFDTTIAHADVIARLWSEAEAAENGQTDITANAARTLHTRSKNTLEAFRNNEFPTLVTVNMLNEGIDITDVNVIIFLAATDSEPKYIQQLARGLRKKAGKPSCLVLDFPNNWGHIMMGNRAVKEIKAGRTPATQSKQWAQTALQPRMVHLDNILFTFQATRVDFVQRVKELDRDPMLPDAMSVKKYARDRSRDFRTVVRYMRILHMIPLSLPNRYGAYWLPVEYQQELDAQAGLAIEFFKPGEIRLPKALKQLGVGQTTVDKALNDGDIRLPTRNFDDGGPPGLAVDEATLALLEANPRVQKYKEVAADANSPLGEDEESVYGAALSLNVSKEVFIHALQIELGISPDDLLNRSRSKGQPFQAVKKAHTAWITGSKIIEEAQPAPTGAVSVHQLAVELGTADKTLKAKAAELGILPKRRKGARNHYDMFFVEDLEPIRAHSYFNKNGSSKYRGRTKRKQQESVT; this is translated from the coding sequence TTGCCCGAAGCTTCCGATGATAGTGAAAGAGGTATAGCATATCTGGCGGTTGATGATGTTATACCCGACATGACTTCGGGAGCAATCGAAGTCCCTTTTGCCACTGAGTTCTTCTTGGAACTGAGCGATGTAGATTCTAATGGCCACGGCTCGGATGATTATGACCCTTATGACGAAACACTTGCTGTCGGGCGTGGACACCGTGAGCTGCCTACCAACAGGGATACTGAGTGGGATGACGGAATATCACTTGATAGTCTCCGGCAATTCCGCCAAACAATGGGGTACGACGCCATACCCCAACCCCAGCCCAAACTGAAACACGATCCAGTAGAGATGCCCGACGAGGAAGAAACAGAGGAAGAAGAGTTATCTGAATTTTTTATTCGTGACCTTCTGGCCAGCGTCGAGCTGCAAAACGCCAGGACAGCCCCAAATACCGACATCCCACCCGCTCTTCAGGTAAGCACTGGCGAGCAAACGCTCTCTTATTGGGTTAAAGACCAAAACCCAGGCGACCTAACCACAGAAGTCCTGGGAGAGCTATCACTTATTACGATCAGTGCCGTCAAAGATATGCTGGGCATAGCCAGTCATGCCAGGACAAAAACAGCTGAATGGCTTATTGAAAATGGTCGCATCCCCAAACCAATTGGTATCGTGCCTTATGGTGACAAAAAACAAGGGCTGCCTGTCTGGAGCAAGCAGCAAATACTTATCCCGCACGAAAAAACCATTCCCCAAGAAACTCCGAAAACAGAAAACGAGGCATGGCGGGCCCAGGCTGCCTGTCTGGGTTCTAGCGCCACAGAGTATTTCTTTGCGGAAAGAGGCGAAAACCAAGAGCCGGCCAAGAGTGTTTGCAGAGGATGTAGTGCACGCCAGGCTTGCCTAGAGTCGGCCCTTGCGCACAAGGAAAAGCATGGCATATGGGGTGGGACCAACGAACGAGAGCGTCGAGTAATCCGGAGAAGACGGAGCCTAATTGCCAAAAGAGCTGCAGCCGATGGAACGCTCGACGGCCTGGACGATCACGACGAGCTCACCCTCAGAGGTCCGCTCGCCCCCGAAGTTCAGGCACTCGTAGACCAGAATCCCGCCCTCGAATCTATTGCTATCAGTTTTGAATCGGCCGACCTGGAGGTTCGTGACGATCAGATCCAGGGAGTGCACGCGGTAGAGCAAGCAATAGAATCTGGCAAAGAGCGAGTGTTATACCAAATGTATCCTGGTGGCGGCAAGACAAATATGGCGGCAATCATGGCCGACCGTTGGCTGAGCGAAAACCCCGAGAAGCGGGTGCTGTATTTGTGCCATGACACACGCTTGCTCAGCCAAGCCCGCGCCCGATTCAAACACATCCTCGGGGACGAAGAGTACACCTATGGCACTTTTACTGGCGAAGAAAAGGACTGGGACGATCCCACCTTTATGTTTGCGTCGTTCCAGACAATGCAACAGCAAAACTGGCAAGAATACTTTGCAGACCAAGAGTTCGACCTGGTCATAGTGGACGAAAGCCATCATTCCAAGGCAGCCACCTACGAAGCTGTGCTGGACCACTTTTTGCCACGCGCCATCAACAGCATAGCTATGAGTGGCACCATCAAGCGTCACGACATGAGAGACATCCAAGAAATCTGGGGAGCACCCGTATACTCCAAGACATTTGCCGAAGCCATGGACGAGAAAAGACTGGTATGGCCCGAGTACATCGTCATGGAGGATCCCGATGAAGAAGAGACCTTTTTGACCGAAGGGATTGACCCCACCAAGCTCAATAGGCGAATCTTTATAGAAGCACGCGATAAGAAAATAGTTGCTGCCGCCCGCGAGGAAGTCAGAGCGTACGAGCTCAGACACGGCGTGAAGGCAAAGCCGCTGATATTTGATACAACCATTGCCCATGCCGACGTTATCGCCCGGCTCTGGTCCGAGGCCGAAGCAGCAGAAAACGGCCAGACAGATATCACCGCCAACGCCGCCCGCACTCTCCACACACGCAGCAAGAACACCCTAGAAGCGTTCAGGAATAACGAGTTCCCTACGCTGGTTACAGTAAACATGCTGAACGAAGGTATCGACATAACAGACGTAAATGTCATCATTTTCTTGGCCGCTACCGATTCGGAGCCAAAATATATCCAGCAATTGGCGCGGGGCCTTCGCAAGAAAGCCGGCAAGCCATCGTGTTTAGTCCTGGATTTCCCTAATAACTGGGGGCATATCATGATGGGTAATCGAGCCGTCAAAGAGATCAAGGCCGGCCGCACACCTGCAACCCAATCAAAACAATGGGCCCAGACCGCCCTCCAGCCACGAATGGTGCACCTGGATAATATCTTGTTTACTTTCCAGGCAACACGTGTGGACTTTGTGCAAAGAGTCAAAGAACTAGACAGAGACCCAATGTTACCCGATGCCATGAGTGTCAAGAAATATGCACGGGATCGCAGCCGCGACTTCAGAACAGTGGTCAGGTATATGCGAATTCTACACATGATCCCCCTCAGCCTACCCAATCGCTACGGAGCATACTGGCTGCCGGTAGAGTACCAGCAAGAGCTAGATGCCCAGGCCGGGCTAGCCATTGAGTTTTTCAAACCAGGAGAAATACGGCTGCCCAAGGCCCTCAAGCAGCTTGGCGTAGGCCAAACAACCGTGGACAAGGCACTGAATGACGGCGACATACGTTTGCCCACGCGAAACTTTGATGACGGCGGACCACCCGGACTGGCCGTAGATGAAGCCACCCTGGCGCTACTAGAAGCCAACCCCCGTGTCCAAAAGTACAAAGAGGTAGCTGCCGACGCCAACTCTCCTCTGGGCGAAGACGAGGAGAGCGTCTACGGCGCCGCACTATCCCTGAACGTGTCCAAGGAAGTTTTCATACACGCGCTTCAGATAGAACTTGGGATATCCCCCGATGACCTGCTGAACCGCAGCCGTTCTAAGGGCCAGCCATTCCAGGCGGTTAAAAAAGCCCATACGGCCTGGATAACTGGCTCGAAAATAATCGAGGAGGCCCAACCGGCGCCAACCGGCGCCGTATCGGTACACCAACTAGCAGTCGAGCTGGGCACAGCCGATAAAACACTGAAGGCCAAGGCCGCAGAACTGGGTATCTTACCCAAGCGCAGAAAAGGTGCCCGCAACCACTACGATATGTTTTTTGTCGAAGACCTAGAACCCATTCGGGCCCACTCCTATTTCAATAAAAATGGCAGCAGCAAGTACCGAGGCCGAACAAAGAGAAAGCAGCAAGAATCGGTCACCTAA
- a CDS encoding alanine--tRNA ligase, producing the protein MNAQEIRKAYLEFFKERGHAVIPRALLVPQNDPTTLFTGSGMQPLVPYLLGEEHPQGTKLVDSQTVIRVQDIEEVGDNRHDTFFEMLGNWSLGDYFKAEQLPWIFEFYTDVVGLDPQKLYVTTFIGSEEFSIPKDTESADIWKKLFQAKGIDATEADLGSEENAAATGMQPGQRIFAYDAAKNWWCRNGKISDMPPGEPGGPSTEIFYEFDFVDHNPEYGEKCHPNCDCGRFVEIGNNVLMEYRRTEQGFEKLPKKNIDFGGGLERIAMAAINSPDMFKISIMWPIVQRLEELSGKKYDSHTTSMRVIADHLRSATFLAVDGVVPSNKEQGYVMRRLMRRAIRFAFDLGIEQNFLEQIVPAIADLYHEDFPEVAEKRQEVVDILVREEKVFRQTLRKGVKELQKMGGAGKLDGSHIFTLYDTYGFPLELSVEEAAMQGIEVSAEWQKEFDAKMKEQRERSQTAAKGTFKGGLGGQTLQHKKYHTATHLMYQALREVLGDHVIQRGSNITEERLRFDFSHPEKVTREQLDQVEKIVNEQIAKDLKVSWEEYPTKVAREEKGALGQFGDRYGDTVKVYKMIADGADKPFSFEICGGPHVDHTLQLFEDGKKFKITKEEASSAGVRRIKAVLA; encoded by the coding sequence ATGAATGCCCAAGAAATCAGAAAAGCCTACCTTGAATTCTTCAAAGAACGCGGTCACGCCGTTATTCCGCGGGCACTTCTGGTGCCACAAAACGACCCAACTACATTATTCACGGGCTCCGGCATGCAGCCGCTGGTCCCGTATTTGTTGGGCGAGGAGCACCCACAGGGCACCAAACTGGTAGACAGCCAAACTGTTATTCGCGTACAAGACATAGAAGAAGTGGGTGATAATCGTCACGATACTTTCTTCGAGATGCTGGGCAACTGGTCACTCGGGGATTATTTTAAGGCCGAGCAATTACCTTGGATTTTTGAATTCTACACAGATGTGGTGGGGCTAGATCCGCAGAAACTCTATGTAACTACTTTTATTGGTAGTGAAGAGTTTTCTATTCCTAAAGACACCGAGTCTGCCGACATCTGGAAAAAACTATTCCAGGCTAAGGGCATCGACGCCACCGAGGCCGACCTAGGGTCCGAGGAAAACGCCGCGGCAACTGGCATGCAGCCTGGCCAGCGTATCTTTGCTTATGATGCTGCCAAAAATTGGTGGTGCCGGAATGGCAAAATTAGTGACATGCCCCCGGGTGAGCCGGGCGGTCCCTCGACCGAAATATTTTATGAGTTTGATTTTGTAGATCACAATCCCGAATATGGTGAAAAATGTCACCCCAACTGCGATTGCGGCAGGTTTGTAGAAATCGGTAACAACGTACTCATGGAGTATCGGCGTACCGAGCAAGGATTTGAAAAGCTGCCCAAGAAAAACATCGACTTTGGCGGTGGCTTGGAGCGTATCGCCATGGCGGCTATTAATAGCCCCGATATGTTCAAGATCAGTATCATGTGGCCAATTGTGCAGCGGCTGGAAGAGCTGTCTGGCAAAAAATACGATAGCCACACAACCAGCATGCGTGTGATTGCAGATCACTTGCGGAGCGCGACTTTCCTGGCCGTAGACGGTGTGGTGCCCAGCAATAAAGAGCAGGGCTACGTTATGCGTCGCCTGATGCGTCGCGCTATCCGCTTTGCCTTTGACCTGGGTATCGAACAGAACTTCCTGGAACAAATCGTACCCGCTATTGCCGATCTGTATCACGAGGACTTCCCAGAAGTAGCCGAAAAGCGCCAGGAAGTGGTTGATATACTGGTTCGCGAAGAAAAGGTCTTTCGCCAAACCCTTCGCAAGGGCGTAAAAGAACTGCAAAAAATGGGCGGCGCTGGCAAGCTTGATGGCAGCCATATCTTTACGCTCTATGATACCTACGGCTTTCCATTAGAGCTCAGTGTAGAAGAGGCGGCCATGCAGGGTATCGAAGTCTCTGCTGAGTGGCAGAAAGAGTTTGACGCCAAAATGAAAGAACAGCGCGAGCGTTCACAGACGGCCGCCAAAGGCACCTTCAAGGGTGGCCTGGGCGGACAAACCCTGCAGCACAAGAAATACCACACCGCCACGCACCTGATGTACCAGGCCTTACGCGAAGTATTGGGTGATCATGTCATTCAGCGCGGCAGCAATATTACCGAAGAGCGCCTACGTTTTGACTTTAGCCATCCCGAAAAAGTAACACGGGAACAGCTGGACCAAGTAGAGAAAATCGTGAACGAGCAGATCGCCAAAGACCTCAAAGTATCTTGGGAAGAATACCCGACAAAAGTCGCGCGTGAAGAAAAGGGCGCCTTGGGCCAGTTTGGCGACCGCTACGGTGACACGGTCAAGGTATACAAGATGATTGCTGACGGCGCAGACAAACCCTTTAGCTTTGAGATCTGTGGTGGTCCCCACGTCGACCACACGCTCCAACTCTTTGAAGACGGCAAGAAATTCAAAATCACCAAAGAAGAAGCCAGTAGCGCAGGTGTACGCCGAATTAAGGCAGTCCTGGCTTAG
- a CDS encoding PQQ-dependent sugar dehydrogenase, which yields MKNRRGTLLLLGIGVLAIGVALWLTVRVRQALAPAVDDAQMVQEGKLGAPDLQRQIVLDKLNNVWDVAFLPDDTMLFTERAGTISKLAQGQKAIVYKLPDVYAVGEGGLLGLAIDPQFKDNRYIYACYDTRPDIRVSRWKVNADVTGLTDKVDIVTGIKSYPVTPQTPNRRHSGCRPRFGADGNLWIGTGDSAIYTNPQDPKSLSGKVLRVDRDGKPVSDNLGGAFDPRIYNYGHRNIQGLAMYQVPRGGVYGYSVEHGVDREDEVNKLIKGNMGWSPGPPSYDENFPMTDKAKFPDAVDAVWNSGETTIAPSGMTFVSGAKWKDFNGRLAMAVLKDKQVRLLEIINDKVVSQQTLFEGEFGRLRSAVMGPNEELYLTTDNGSSQDKIIRISPR from the coding sequence ATGAAGAATAGGCGTGGGACGTTGCTCCTCTTGGGCATCGGTGTACTTGCCATAGGCGTGGCCCTGTGGCTGACTGTGCGTGTGCGCCAGGCGCTGGCCCCTGCGGTCGACGACGCCCAGATGGTTCAGGAAGGCAAATTGGGCGCCCCTGATCTGCAGCGCCAGATCGTGCTGGATAAGCTGAACAATGTCTGGGATGTGGCCTTTCTGCCCGACGACACCATGCTATTTACCGAACGGGCGGGCACCATTAGCAAGCTAGCGCAGGGGCAAAAAGCCATTGTGTACAAACTACCAGATGTATACGCTGTGGGCGAGGGCGGTCTATTGGGCTTGGCGATAGATCCCCAGTTCAAAGACAATCGCTACATCTATGCCTGCTACGATACCCGTCCAGATATTCGGGTGAGCCGCTGGAAAGTAAATGCTGACGTTACCGGTCTGACTGACAAGGTAGATATTGTGACGGGCATCAAGTCGTACCCGGTTACGCCACAGACGCCCAATCGACGTCACTCGGGGTGTCGTCCACGGTTTGGGGCCGATGGCAATCTATGGATAGGCACCGGTGACTCAGCTATTTACACCAATCCGCAAGATCCAAAGAGTCTGTCTGGCAAGGTGTTGCGGGTGGACCGCGACGGCAAGCCAGTCTCGGATAATCTGGGCGGTGCATTTGACCCACGTATTTATAACTACGGGCACCGCAATATACAGGGGTTGGCTATGTACCAGGTGCCGCGTGGTGGTGTGTATGGCTATAGCGTAGAGCATGGCGTGGACCGGGAGGATGAGGTGAACAAACTAATCAAAGGCAATATGGGGTGGAGTCCTGGTCCGCCATCTTACGACGAGAACTTTCCCATGACAGACAAGGCCAAGTTTCCAGATGCCGTGGATGCTGTGTGGAACTCGGGCGAGACTACTATCGCACCCTCTGGTATGACCTTTGTCTCTGGCGCTAAGTGGAAGGACTTCAATGGTCGCTTGGCCATGGCGGTCCTTAAGGACAAGCAGGTGCGCTTGCTGGAAATAATCAATGACAAAGTAGTGTCCCAGCAAACACTGTTCGAGGGCGAATTTGGCCGGCTGCGTAGTGCAGTTATGGGCCCAAATGAAGAGCTGTATCTAACCACCGATAATGGCAGCAGCCAGGACAAGATTATTCGCATTTCGCCACGGTAA
- a CDS encoding endonuclease/exonuclease/phosphatase family protein has product MANTQVTVVFWNIWEQVQSGRRDDGSKLQAKFDHFIKAYDPDVFGLNEVLVHRQTNASPVLDYFKKQGYKTHFAPFSPMSDQWMIGSALVTKQKPTKIVDHRLGPDTQANKARGYQGYHVKAIEAHLRFGGEDVAIVVNYLAALFFMNWSTHVKHRRTYEKLLESVAHKSVIIGGDFNETKYMAPWLRMPQHLGRRTGSLRNPTWRWNGQKWRIALANYDNILWTKHGELHLEEFNVLPRSPSDHSPLLGVFIIK; this is encoded by the coding sequence ATGGCAAACACACAGGTAACTGTTGTTTTTTGGAATATCTGGGAGCAGGTACAGAGTGGCCGGCGTGACGACGGTTCCAAGCTGCAGGCAAAATTTGACCACTTTATAAAAGCCTACGACCCTGACGTATTTGGGCTAAATGAGGTGCTGGTCCATCGTCAGACCAACGCCTCCCCGGTGCTGGACTATTTCAAGAAGCAGGGGTACAAAACGCACTTTGCACCGTTTAGCCCTATGTCAGATCAGTGGATGATTGGTAGCGCACTGGTAACCAAACAAAAGCCCACCAAAATAGTTGATCACCGGCTGGGGCCGGATACGCAGGCCAACAAAGCGCGCGGCTACCAAGGCTACCACGTAAAAGCCATAGAGGCACACCTGCGATTCGGCGGAGAAGATGTAGCCATCGTCGTAAATTATCTGGCTGCCTTGTTCTTTATGAACTGGTCCACGCATGTTAAGCACCGCCGAACTTACGAAAAGCTGCTGGAAAGCGTCGCGCATAAGAGCGTGATAATTGGTGGTGACTTTAACGAAACAAAATATATGGCACCGTGGCTTCGCATGCCCCAGCACCTTGGGCGACGCACTGGTTCGCTGCGAAACCCCACCTGGCGCTGGAATGGCCAAAAGTGGCGGATTGCTCTTGCTAACTACGACAATATACTTTGGACAAAACACGGCGAGCTGCACTTAGAGGAGTTCAACGTTCTGCCGCGCTCTCCCTCTGATCATTCGCCACTACTCGGAGTCTTCATCATCAAATAA